The following are encoded in a window of Bradyrhizobium guangdongense genomic DNA:
- the rplL gene encoding 50S ribosomal protein L7/L12: MADLQKIVDDLSSLTVLEAAELAKLLEEKWGVSAAAAVAVAGPAGGGAAAAPAEEKTEFTVVLASAGDKKIEVIKEVRAITGLGLKEAKDLVEGAPKPLKEGVNKDEADKIKAQLEKAGAKVELK, translated from the coding sequence ATGGCTGACTTGCAGAAGATCGTTGACGACCTCTCGAGCCTCACTGTGCTCGAGGCTGCCGAACTCGCGAAGCTCCTCGAAGAGAAGTGGGGCGTTTCGGCTGCCGCGGCTGTCGCCGTGGCCGGCCCGGCTGGTGGTGGCGCCGCTGCCGCTCCGGCGGAAGAGAAGACCGAGTTCACGGTCGTTCTCGCCAGCGCCGGCGACAAGAAGATCGAGGTCATCAAGGAAGTCCGCGCCATCACCGGTCTCGGCCTGAAGGAAGCAAAGGACCTCGTCGAGGGTGCTCCGAAGCCGCTGAAGGAAGGCGTGAACAAGGACGAAGCCGACAAGATCAAGGCCCAGCTCGAGAAGGCTGGCGCGAAGGTCGAGCTCAAGTAA
- the rplJ gene encoding 50S ribosomal protein L10: MERAAKKDAVEQLNGVFKTTSVAIVAQYSGLTVAQMQKLRQQMKQAGASVKVSKNRLAKIALEGTDVVAIGPMLKGPTVIATSNDPVAAPKVAIEFAKANEKFVIIGGSMGKTVLNVDGVKALASLPSLDELRGKIVGLIVAPATKLAQLANAPAGKLARVIQAHASKGEAA; the protein is encoded by the coding sequence GTGGAACGAGCGGCAAAAAAAGACGCGGTCGAACAGCTCAATGGGGTCTTCAAGACCACGAGCGTCGCGATCGTTGCTCAATATTCCGGCCTCACCGTCGCCCAGATGCAGAAGCTGCGCCAGCAGATGAAGCAGGCGGGTGCCTCGGTGAAGGTCTCGAAGAACCGTCTCGCCAAAATTGCTCTTGAAGGCACTGACGTCGTTGCCATCGGCCCCATGCTGAAGGGACCGACCGTGATCGCCACTTCGAACGATCCGGTAGCGGCGCCGAAGGTCGCCATCGAATTCGCCAAGGCGAACGAAAAGTTCGTCATCATCGGCGGCTCGATGGGAAAGACCGTCCTGAATGTCGACGGCGTGAAGGCGCTTGCCTCGCTGCCGTCGCTTGACGAACTGCGCGGCAAGATCGTCGGCCTCATCGTGGCCCCGGCGACCAAGCTTGCTCAGCTCGCCAACGCGCCCGCGGGCAAGCTCGCGCGCGTCATCCAGGCTCATGCCTCAAAGGGCGAAGCGGCCTGA